The genome window CGGACATGTCCGGTGTGTCCCGTCCGGGTCCGGGGCTCCATCTTGAGGGCGGCGCACGCTTCAGGATAGCTCAGGCCGTCGCGGTCCCTGAGGAACTGGATAGCGTCCCCGGTGCGTCCACAGGCCCGGCAGAGGTAGCGGCCCCCGGCGTCTCCGCTCGGATGGTCCGGCCAGACACGGAAGCGGTCCCGGCCGCCGCACCAGGGACACGGCCCGGCCCATTCGCCGCCCGAGGTTCCGGCAACGTGTTTCAACTCGGCAGGGAATAGGTCCAGAATATTCATTCGGCCCGTCCCTGACCCTGGACGGACACCGGACAACGGACAGGGTCTAAAGACCCCTGTCCTGTCCGTCCGGTCTGGTGTCCCCCGGACATGTCTGGACATTGTCCGGTTTTGTCCGGTTGTCCGGTTATCCAAAAGTGGTCATCGAGAGTGCCGACAAGCCCGAGGTCCAGCAGGTCCGCCACGGCCCTCTTGAATGTCCGCCGCTTGTTCTCCTGATCCTCGGAAGCACTCACGCCGCGCCGGTATGCCTCGGCCCGCCACTTCTCGATATGCGCCCGGCCCTCGGCCCCGCAGGCGTCCCGCAGGGCCTCCAGGGCAATGCGCTTCGCCCCGGTCAAGGCCCTTCCCTTTTTGCCGGGCACGTCCACCTGCCGCAGGACAAGGGAGCCGATGGGATCGCCCGTCTCGGGGTCGGTCCAGCCGGTCGGCACGGTGTCCGCCTCAAGGGCCATGTCCGCCGGGACATCGTGGTCCTTGGCCTTGGTGCAGGTCAGGACGCGGGTATCGTCCCGCACGTCCAGCCGGTATTCCCAATCGAGGGCGGCACGCAGGGCTGAGGCCCCACGCGCCCGGTCGCGCTCGGCAAGGCCGCTGTGATGCACCACCAGCACGGCGCACCCAAAGCGAGCCCGCAGACGGTCCAGGGCCGCAATAAAGGCGCTCATGTCCTGAGTGCTGTTTTCATCGGCCCCGAAGCAGCGGGCCAAGGTGTCGATGACGATCAGCCGGGGGCGCTCGGCAAGGTCGGTAATCGCGGATGTTGCGGCTTCCACGCTTGCCGGGTCGAGGAACTGCACGGCCTCGCTGGCGACATGGAACGGCAGGCCCTCCCCGGTCAGGTGGTGGGCCCGGAGCCACGCCTTGATACGTCGGGACAGGCCCCGGAAGCCCTCGCCCGCGACATAGACCACGGGGCCAGCCTGGGGCACGTCCACCCCCTGCCAGGGCAGGCCGGAGGCGATGCTCAGCCCCATGTCCAGGGCCACGAAGCTTTTCATGCTCCCGGACGCGCCGAAGAGGCAGGCTAGGGCCTCGGCCTCCAGATAGTCGCGCAAAAGCCAGGCCGTGGGCCGGGGCTCGGCCAGCATCTCGGACAGGTCCAGGAGCCGGAAGGCGCGGCGGGGCTCATCCTCTGCCGGGGCCTCTTGGGGCTTCTCGGCAGCACGGAAAGCCTCGGCCCGCTCCAGCACGGCGGCGCGGATTTTCAAAAGGTCCGGCGCGGCGGCCATGCTAGGCGGCCTCCTGCCCCGCAGTGCGGCCCTCCATCCATTCCCGCACATCCTCGGCCCGCCATGCAGTGGTGCGGGGTCCGAGCTTCACGGGCTTGGGGAAGCGGCCTTCTTTGGTCCATGCCCAAAGCGTGGCGCGGCAGACGGGAACGAAGGAGAGGACTTGCTTGTCGCGGAGGAAACCAGCGGAAGGTAATTCGGCCATATGGCGCTCCATTCGGAACGCCGGGCCTATTTAAAGGGGCGGGCGGTCTGGATTACGAGGCGGAGGGCGGGCTTAATGCCGGGCCTCTTGGCTCGGAGAAGAGGGGGCGGCTATTGGCCGGGGCCTCTTCCTGGAAAGGCATATAGGCTGGACGGATTCAGTTGTCAATAGATTCTTTAGAGAAAAAAAGCCCCGCCTCCAGGTCGGAGACGGGGCCATATGGGCCAGGGGGCCGGGTTACTACTTCGCGCCGGGCAGGCGGGTGATCTTCTCAGGCATCGGGGGCCTCCCCAGGGTATTGCAGAGTTTCCGTCTCGTTGGCGATGGCATGGAGCCGCTTGTTAAGCTCCGTGAGGATGCGCCCCACGCCGGGCGGGTGTCGCCTATGCGCTCTTGCTCTTGAACAGGGGCAGCACCTTGCCGCCGTCCGAAGCCTTGAGCCGGTCCAGGAAGTCCGCCCAACTCTCCATCATCTCAATGCGTTGGGACAGATATTGCGCCCGATTGTAGGCCGCCCGGATCGCATTCTTCGGCGCGTGGGCAAGCTGGGCCTCGATCACGTCCGGGGGCCAGCCGATTTCATTCAACATGGTACTTGCCATAGCCCGGAAGCCGTGGGCGGTCATTTCCTCGCTGGTATAGCCGAGGGTGCGCAGGGCCGCGCCCAAGGTATTTTCCGAGATGATCTTGCCGGGGCGGTTGCCGGGGAACAGATACTTGCCCGCGCCAGTCAGGGGGTGAAGCTCCCGCAGAATCGCCACGGCCTGGGGGGCCAAGGGAACAAGGTGCTGGCGGCGCATCTTCATCTTCTCGGGCGGGATGCGCCAGAGAGGGGTTCGGCCGTCAAGCTCGAACTCGGCCCATTCCGCATGGCGGAGTTCGCCGGGCCGAACAAAGAGCAGGGGGGCCAGCCGGAGGGCGCAGCGGACCACGTGCGAACCCTGGTAGGCGTCAATATCCTTGAGCAGTTCGGCCACCTTGAACGAGTCCGTCAGGGCCGCGAAGTGGCGCTTTGCTGGCGGAGGCACGGCCCCCCGGAGGTCTGCCGCCGGGTTGCGCTCGGCCCGGCCGGTCGCCACGGCGAAGGCCAGGATTTGCCCGATCTTCTGCAACTGGCGGCGGGCGGTTTCGGCCGCGCCCCGATCCTCAATGCGCCGGACCACGGCCAGGATTTCCGGGGCGGTGATCTCGCGCACGGGCCGATGCCCCAGCCACGGGAAAACGTCCGTCTTGAGTCGGTGCATCACGGTATCGCCATGCTTGGCCGTGAAGGTGTGCCGGAACCGCTCGAACCAATCCAGGGCTAGGGCCTCGAAGGTTTCCGCTTCGGCCACTTCTCCGGCCTTCTCGGCTTTCCGCACGGCAGAGGGGTCTATGCCCTGGGCCAGGAGTTTACGGGCGGCCTCGGCCTTGTCGCGGGCATCAGCTAGGCCCACGGCGGGATATGCCCCCAGGGCGAGACGCTTTTCCTTGCCCCCAAAACGGAACTTGAGCCGCCAGAGCTTGCCCCCGGCAGGGGATATCTCCAAGTACATGCCCCCGCCGTCAAAGAGGCGCTGGGGCTTCGGGCCTGGCTTGGCGTTGCGGATCGCGGTGTCAGTGAGCTTGCCGGGCATGGGGGCATCCTCCTGGCCTTGGGGGCTGAAAATGCCCCCGTGCCCCCAGATATGCCCCCACTTTTGCCGGGTGTCAATGGTCTATATCGGACTCTATCGGACACTTTGGCAACAAAAAACCCCGGATTTCCGGGGCTTTCTGGGCCGTTTTGGCCGTGGTCGGATTCTCATATGGCGGAGAGGGTGGGATTCGAACCCACGTGCCGGTTATTAGCCGACAACCCGATTTCGAGTCGGGCCCGTTACGGCCACTTCGGTACCTCTCCGCTGGGGAAGGCGTTTATAAACGCTGGCGGCCCGGGACGCAACCCCTGGATCAGTCCTTGCGGCGCTTCTGGAAAAAATGTTTGAGCAGCCCGCCGCACTCCTGGGCCATGACCCCGGGCACCGTCCACATGGCGTGGTTGGCGAAGGGCAGGGCCGCGCCGTCCAGGTTGGAGACCAGGGCCCCGGCCTTGGGGTCCGCCGCGCCGAAGACCACTCCCGCCACCCGGGCGTGCAGGAGCGCGCCCACGCACATGAGGCAGGGCTCCAGCGTGACCACCAGGATCGCGCCGGTGAGCCGGTAATTGCCGAGCCGTTCCCCGGCCCGGCGCAGGCAGAGGATTTCCGCGTGGGCCGTGGGGTCGTGCCGGGCGATGCTCCGGTTGCGCTCCCGGGCCAGGACCTCGCCGCGCGGGGAGAGAAGCAGCGCGCCCACCGGGGCCTCGCCCTCCTGGGCCGCGAGCATGGCCTCGGCCAGGGCCTGGTCCATGAACGAGCGCCACGTGCCGCCCAGGGCGGACTCCTCGGGGGGCAGCGGCCGGGATCGCATGACCGGCTACTGGGCCTTGAGGTGGCGCACCCCGCCTTCCAGCAGGGCGAGGCCCAGGCGGATTTCCTCGCCGCGGGTCCAGCCCGGATGGTTGGTGGGATGGTTGAAGGCCTCGGGGTGGGGCATGAGGCCCAGGATGCGGCCCGTGGGATCGGTGAGCCCGGCGATGGCCAGGGGCGAGCCGTTGGGATTGTAGGGATACTCCTGGGTCGGCAGGCCGCTCTCCGGGTCGCAGTACTGCAGGGCCACGAGATTCTTCTTCACGATGTCGTCCAGGAGTTCCTGGGACTGGGGAATGATCTTGCCCTCGCCGTGGCGCACCGGCAGGTAGAGCTTGTCCACGCCCTTGGTGAAGACGCAGGGCGAGGCCGGGTTGGCCTTGAGCCAGACCCAGCGGTCCTCGAAGCGGGCCGAGTCGTTGTTGGACAGGGAGACTTCCTTGACGAAGTATTCGCCGGTGGAGGCGGGCAGCAGGCCGAGCTTCACCAGGAGCTGGAAGCCGTTGCAGATGCCCAGGACCACGCCGCCCTGGTCCAGGAAGGCCCGCAGCTGGTGGAGCAGGGGTTCGCCCTTGGCCGTGACCGCGTGCCGCCAGCGCACCGCCGCCGCGTGGGCCGCGCCCAGGTCGTCGCCGTCCAGGAATCCGCCCGGAAAGATGAGGTAGTTGAAGTCCGCGATGTTCACCCGCCCGGCCGCGATATCCGAGAAAAAGACGATGGTCGCCGCGTCGGCTCCCGCCTGCTTCACCGCGTACGCGGATTCCTGTTCACAATTGGTGCCGTATCCGGTAATAACCAGGACGTTGACGCGGGCCATGGATTCCTCCTAAGTGACGGCGTGTTGATTGGGAGCGGGGTCGCGGCGCGATGGCCGGAAACATAATGCCCGGCCCGTTCGCCGTCAACACGGCGGCCCACCCCTTGGGGGGCCGAGTGGAACTCATCATCAAGAAGCGAAGGGGCGACTTCAGAATGAAAGCCAAGTTCATCTTCATCACCGGCGGCGTGCTCTCCTCACTCGGCAAAGGTCTGGCCGCGGCCTCCATCGGCGCGCTGCTCCAGGCCCGGGGCCTGAAGGTCACGATCCAGAAGCTCGACCCGTACATCAACGTCGACCCGGGCACCATGAACCCCTTCCAGCACGGCGAAGTCTACGTCACCGACGACGGAGCCGAGACCGACCTGGACCTCGGGCACTACGAGCGCTACCTCGCCACGCCCATGAGCCAGAACAACAACTACACCTCCGGCCGCATCTACCACACGGTCATCACCAAGGAGCGCCGCGGCGACTACCTGGGCGGCACCGTGCAGGTCATCCCGCACATCACCGACGAGATCAAGCGCGCCGTGCTCAACGCCCCGGGCCCGGACGACGACGTGGTTCTCGTGGAGATCGGCGGCACGGTCGGCGACATCGAGGGCCTGCCCTTCCTGGAGGCCATCCGCCAGCTCAAGAACGACCTCGGCAAGGAGAACGTCCTCTACATCCACCTGACGCTGGTGCCCTACATGCGCGCCGCCGGGGAACTGAAGACCAAGCCCACCCAGCACAGCGTCAAGGAGCTGCGCTCCATCGGCATCCAGCCGGACATCATCCTCTGCCGCTCGGAAGTCTCCCTGGACCGCGACCTGCGCGCCAAGATCGCGCTCTTCTGCGACGTGGACCGCGACGCCGTGTTCTCGGCCGTGGACGTGAAGAACATCTACGAGGTGCCCCTTTCCTTCTATCAGGAGGGCGTGGACCAGAAGATCGCCATCCTGCTCAAGCTCCCGGCCAAGAACGCCGAGCTGGAGTCCTGGAAGGAGCTGAACCGCAAGGTGCAGAACCCCTCCGGCCGGGTCCGCATCGGCATCGTGGGCAAGTACGTGGACCTCAAGGAGGCCTACAAGAGCCTGCATGAGGCCCTGATCCACGGCGGCGTGGCCAACGACGTGGCCGTGGACCTGGAGTACGTGAACTCCGAGGAGCTCACGCCCAAGAACTACGAGAAGAAACTCAAGGGCCTGGACGGCATCCTCGTGCCCGGCGGCTTCGGTTCCCGGGGCATCGAGGGCAAGATCCTGTCCATCAAGTACGCCCGCGAGAACAAGCTGCCCTTCTTCGGCATCTGCCTGGGCATGCAGTGCGCGGTCATCGAGTACGCGCGCAACGTCCTGGGCCTGGAAGGGGCCAACTCCGAGGAGTTCGACCGCCTCACCCCCCATCCGGTGATCTATCTGATGACCGAGTGGTACGACTTCCGCAAGAAGCGCGTGGAAAAGCGCGACGTGAACTGCGAGAAAGGCGGGACCATGCGCCTGGGCGCCTATCCCTGCAAGGTCGTCAAGGACTCCAAGGCCTTCGAGGCCTATGGCGAGCCGAACATCGAGGAGCGCCACCGCCACCGCTACGAGTTCAACAAGAAGTACGCGGAGCAGTTCCAGGCCAAGGGCCTCGTGCTCTCCGGCCTGTCCCCGGACGAGTCCCTGGTGGAAATCGTGGAGCTGCCCGGCCACCCCTGGTTCCTGGGCTGCCAGTTCCACCCCGAGTTCAAATCCAATCCCATGCGGCCGCATCCGCTCTTCCGCGAGTTCATCAAGGCCGCCAAGACCGAGAAGGGCAAGGCGTGAGCCGAGCGGAGTCCCTGTACGCCGCGTCCCTGGCGGGCCCCTTCGTCATCGCCGGACCCTGCGTGCTGGAAGCGCCGGACATGGTCCTGTCCGTGGCCCGGGAGCTGGCCGGAATGTCCGGCCGCCTGAGCCTGCCCGTGGTCTTCAAAAGCTCCTTCGACAAGGCCAACCGCACCTCCCTGGACTCCTTCCGGGGGCCGGGCATGGAGGAGGGCCTGAAGCTCCTGGCCCGGGTCAAGGCCGAGACCGGGCTGCCCGTGCTCACGGACATCCATCTGCCGGAGCAGGCCGCGCCCGTGGCCGAGGTGGCCGACGTGCTCCAGATTCCGGCCTTCCTCTGCCGCCAGACCGATCTGCTGGCCGCCGCCGCGCGCACCGGCCGGATCGTGAACGTGAAGAAGGGGCAGTTCCTGGCCCCCTGGGACATGTCCAACGCCGTGGGCAAGCTGCGCGGCTCGGGCTGCGAATCCATTTGGCTCACCGAGCGC of Desulfovibrio aminophilus contains these proteins:
- a CDS encoding helicase RepA family protein; the encoded protein is MAAAPDLLKIRAAVLERAEAFRAAEKPQEAPAEDEPRRAFRLLDLSEMLAEPRPTAWLLRDYLEAEALACLFGASGSMKSFVALDMGLSIASGLPWQGVDVPQAGPVVYVAGEGFRGLSRRIKAWLRAHHLTGEGLPFHVASEAVQFLDPASVEAATSAITDLAERPRLIVIDTLARCFGADENSTQDMSAFIAALDRLRARFGCAVLVVHHSGLAERDRARGASALRAALDWEYRLDVRDDTRVLTCTKAKDHDVPADMALEADTVPTGWTDPETGDPIGSLVLRQVDVPGKKGRALTGAKRIALEALRDACGAEGRAHIEKWRAEAYRRGVSASEDQENKRRTFKRAVADLLDLGLVGTLDDHFWITGQPDKTGQCPDMSGGHQTGRTGQGSLDPVRCPVSVQGQGRAE
- a CDS encoding AlpA family transcriptional regulator, with protein sequence MAELPSAGFLRDKQVLSFVPVCRATLWAWTKEGRFPKPVKLGPRTTAWRAEDVREWMEGRTAGQEAA
- a CDS encoding integrase arm-type DNA-binding domain-containing protein, producing the protein MPGKLTDTAIRNAKPGPKPQRLFDGGGMYLEISPAGGKLWRLKFRFGGKEKRLALGAYPAVGLADARDKAEAARKLLAQGIDPSAVRKAEKAGEVAEAETFEALALDWFERFRHTFTAKHGDTVMHRLKTDVFPWLGHRPVREITAPEILAVVRRIEDRGAAETARRQLQKIGQILAFAVATGRAERNPAADLRGAVPPPAKRHFAALTDSFKVAELLKDIDAYQGSHVVRCALRLAPLLFVRPGELRHAEWAEFELDGRTPLWRIPPEKMKMRRQHLVPLAPQAVAILRELHPLTGAGKYLFPGNRPGKIISENTLGAALRTLGYTSEEMTAHGFRAMASTMLNEIGWPPDVIEAQLAHAPKNAIRAAYNRAQYLSQRIEMMESWADFLDRLKASDGGKVLPLFKSKSA
- the tadA gene encoding tRNA adenosine(34) deaminase TadA; the encoded protein is MRSRPLPPEESALGGTWRSFMDQALAEAMLAAQEGEAPVGALLLSPRGEVLARERNRSIARHDPTAHAEILCLRRAGERLGNYRLTGAILVVTLEPCLMCVGALLHARVAGVVFGAADPKAGALVSNLDGAALPFANHAMWTVPGVMAQECGGLLKHFFQKRRKD
- a CDS encoding phosphoribosylformylglycinamidine synthase subunit PurQ, which translates into the protein MARVNVLVITGYGTNCEQESAYAVKQAGADAATIVFFSDIAAGRVNIADFNYLIFPGGFLDGDDLGAAHAAAVRWRHAVTAKGEPLLHQLRAFLDQGGVVLGICNGFQLLVKLGLLPASTGEYFVKEVSLSNNDSARFEDRWVWLKANPASPCVFTKGVDKLYLPVRHGEGKIIPQSQELLDDIVKKNLVALQYCDPESGLPTQEYPYNPNGSPLAIAGLTDPTGRILGLMPHPEAFNHPTNHPGWTRGEEIRLGLALLEGGVRHLKAQ
- a CDS encoding CTP synthase, with protein sequence MKAKFIFITGGVLSSLGKGLAAASIGALLQARGLKVTIQKLDPYINVDPGTMNPFQHGEVYVTDDGAETDLDLGHYERYLATPMSQNNNYTSGRIYHTVITKERRGDYLGGTVQVIPHITDEIKRAVLNAPGPDDDVVLVEIGGTVGDIEGLPFLEAIRQLKNDLGKENVLYIHLTLVPYMRAAGELKTKPTQHSVKELRSIGIQPDIILCRSEVSLDRDLRAKIALFCDVDRDAVFSAVDVKNIYEVPLSFYQEGVDQKIAILLKLPAKNAELESWKELNRKVQNPSGRVRIGIVGKYVDLKEAYKSLHEALIHGGVANDVAVDLEYVNSEELTPKNYEKKLKGLDGILVPGGFGSRGIEGKILSIKYARENKLPFFGICLGMQCAVIEYARNVLGLEGANSEEFDRLTPHPVIYLMTEWYDFRKKRVEKRDVNCEKGGTMRLGAYPCKVVKDSKAFEAYGEPNIEERHRHRYEFNKKYAEQFQAKGLVLSGLSPDESLVEIVELPGHPWFLGCQFHPEFKSNPMRPHPLFREFIKAAKTEKGKA
- the kdsA gene encoding 3-deoxy-8-phosphooctulonate synthase codes for the protein MSRAESLYAASLAGPFVIAGPCVLEAPDMVLSVARELAGMSGRLSLPVVFKSSFDKANRTSLDSFRGPGMEEGLKLLARVKAETGLPVLTDIHLPEQAAPVAEVADVLQIPAFLCRQTDLLAAAARTGRIVNVKKGQFLAPWDMSNAVGKLRGSGCESIWLTERGAGFGYNNLVVDMRSIPVMGGFGVPVVFDATHSVQLPGGQGGCSGGQREFVPVLAKAAVAAGARGVFMEVHPDPDHALCDGPNSLPLDRLEPLLRHLQAIWSLDDPS